From one Pseudomonas sp. S35 genomic stretch:
- a CDS encoding LysR family transcriptional regulator translates to MLYAPAHYSIDYPDLSLILALVRGGSLARAAALLRVDVSTVFRAVRRLEAALGQTLFEKSRAGYLPTSLATHLAQQAERAEQALEAARIGVEQGGEVISGTVRLTCTDSVLQGLLLPALAQFMPKYPALTLELSTSNDFANLSRRDADIALRLTQTPPEHLVGRCLGAVSYQVCASADYALHHAGRELAELAWIAPDDFLPDHPTVAWRREQLPGVRPSYRCNSMLSVTELVRAGLGVAALPDFLLDGTLQPLGPALAGHDTALWLLTRPDCRALRSVVTLFDELGRHVRLPGH, encoded by the coding sequence ATGCTCTATGCGCCAGCGCACTATTCAATTGACTACCCCGACCTCTCGCTGATCCTCGCCCTGGTACGCGGCGGCTCCCTGGCGCGGGCGGCGGCGTTGTTGCGGGTGGACGTGTCCACGGTGTTCCGCGCGGTACGGCGCCTGGAGGCGGCGCTGGGCCAGACGCTGTTTGAAAAAAGCCGCGCCGGTTACTTGCCCACCAGCCTGGCCACCCACCTGGCGCAGCAGGCCGAGCGTGCCGAACAGGCGTTGGAAGCGGCGCGTATTGGCGTGGAGCAGGGCGGTGAAGTGATCAGCGGCACGGTGCGCCTGACCTGTACCGATTCGGTGCTGCAAGGCTTGCTGCTGCCGGCGCTGGCGCAGTTCATGCCCAAGTACCCGGCGCTGACCCTCGAGTTGAGCACCTCCAACGATTTCGCCAACCTCAGCCGCCGCGACGCGGACATTGCCCTACGCCTTACCCAGACGCCGCCGGAGCATCTCGTAGGACGTTGTCTCGGCGCTGTGTCGTACCAAGTCTGTGCGAGTGCTGACTATGCACTCCACCATGCAGGCCGCGAACTGGCGGAGCTGGCTTGGATCGCGCCGGATGACTTCTTGCCCGACCACCCCACGGTTGCCTGGCGCCGCGAACAGTTGCCGGGTGTGCGCCCCAGTTATCGCTGCAACAGCATGTTGTCGGTGACCGAGTTGGTGCGCGCCGGACTGGGCGTGGCGGCGTTGCCGGACTTTCTTTTGGATGGCACGCTGCAACCGCTGGGCCCTGCGTTGGCGGGGCATGACACGGCGCTATGGTTGCTCACGCGTCCCGATTGCCGGGCATTGCGTTCAGTGGTGACGTTGTTTGATGAGTTGGGACGGCATGTACGCCTGCCGGGGCATTAG
- a CDS encoding diguanylate cyclase has translation MENRQGKGLSFARRIYRPRIIGSAMCSISVIAALYPLAMPGWVWAVLLANGFVWPHLAYQMATRAKVPYDAERRNLVYDALFSGFWAAALQFAPLTTVTLLSMVSMNNVAAGGKRLLLRGIVAQVLGAGVAIALFGLHFNPSVNLAQVYACLPMLTLYPMAIGMICYQLAIKLSEHKRALSALSRIDSLTGLLNHGSWKDLLHLKFHKCQQQHTHATIALIDIDHFKQINDTHGHIVGDAVLRQLSLELRRNLRENDLAGRYGGDEFCVILPQMSQDEAARVMERIREIFSNYRAPHIPNLCVSLSIGLADFQPSFTDAAMWLNAADRALYAAKDTGRNRVNLSDARVAYSA, from the coding sequence ATGGAAAACAGACAAGGCAAAGGACTTTCGTTTGCCAGACGCATCTACAGGCCCAGGATCATCGGCTCTGCCATGTGCAGCATCAGTGTGATTGCGGCCCTGTATCCGTTGGCGATGCCTGGATGGGTCTGGGCAGTGCTGCTGGCCAATGGTTTTGTCTGGCCGCACCTGGCGTATCAAATGGCTACACGCGCCAAAGTCCCCTATGACGCCGAACGTCGCAACCTGGTGTATGACGCGTTATTCAGCGGCTTCTGGGCCGCGGCGTTGCAATTCGCGCCCTTGACCACCGTGACCTTGCTGTCGATGGTCTCCATGAACAACGTCGCCGCGGGCGGTAAACGCCTGCTGTTACGCGGCATAGTCGCCCAAGTATTGGGTGCCGGGGTGGCGATCGCGTTGTTCGGCCTGCACTTCAACCCCAGCGTCAACCTGGCTCAGGTGTACGCGTGCCTGCCAATGCTGACGCTCTACCCGATGGCCATCGGCATGATCTGCTATCAATTGGCGATCAAGCTATCGGAACACAAACGCGCCCTCAGTGCCCTGAGCCGCATCGACAGCCTCACAGGGTTGCTCAATCACGGCTCCTGGAAAGACTTGCTGCACCTCAAGTTCCATAAGTGCCAACAGCAACACACCCACGCCACGATTGCGTTGATCGATATCGACCATTTCAAGCAGATCAACGATACCCATGGCCATATCGTCGGCGACGCCGTGCTCCGCCAATTGAGCCTGGAATTGAGGCGTAACCTGCGGGAAAACGACCTGGCTGGACGTTACGGAGGCGATGAATTCTGTGTGATCCTTCCGCAAATGTCACAGGACGAAGCCGCACGGGTCATGGAGCGCATTCGCGAAATCTTCAGCAACTATCGCGCTCCGCACATCCCAAACCTATGCGTGAGCCTGAGCATTGGCCTGGCGGATTTCCAGCCCTCCTTCACCGACGCTGCCATGTGGCTGAATGCTGCGGACAGGGCGCTGTATGCCGCGAAGGACACCGGGCGCAACCGGGTGAATCTGAGCGACGCAAGAGTCGCCTATTCGGCCTGA
- a CDS encoding DUF2790 domain-containing protein: MKALVVMALSSLCATAALADEAPTELAGQNAPIVENYTYSTHLDVAKVLSMSEVPNVCEVVPAKMVYEDSQGQRHVLNYKIMGNGCSNG, from the coding sequence ATGAAAGCTCTTGTAGTTATGGCCCTCAGCAGCTTGTGCGCCACCGCCGCCCTGGCCGACGAAGCCCCGACCGAGCTGGCCGGCCAGAACGCCCCGATTGTTGAGAATTACACCTACAGCACGCACTTGGACGTCGCCAAAGTATTGTCCATGAGTGAAGTTCCGAATGTATGTGAAGTTGTACCCGCGAAGATGGTATATGAAGATTCACAGGGCCAGCGTCATGTTCTTAATTATAAGATCATGGGCAACGGTTGCTCTAACGGTTAA
- a CDS encoding amidase family protein, translating into MVRNTANWVSGQPSTDAAKAVSPGMEYASVRTLSEQMSRPDGLKSQDLVSYLLERIRQLDPALKAIIELNPQALEIARELDRERASGKVRGPLHGIPVLLKDNIETGDTQQTSAGAYGLIGAAASKDAFIVERLRAQGAVILGKTNLTELAGFRGGADGFSSRRGQTLNPHHADAQVGGSSSGSAAAVAAGLAPLAVGTETNGSIIVPAAFNGVVGFKPSVGLLSRSGIIPASHRQDTAGPMARSVFDTALMLNAMSGTDPHDAANANAPEGIDYTALLKPGVLKDKRIGYPATFSINGEILPMDNSPQFSQTLQVLSGKGAVLVPVNMRLADPSRYGELLYADVKEELNDYLSKRNGLPIKSVSELISFNDKRDGTESDHQPLLKEVDASTLTTEERKPLWDTLIRNFRSTVDELIDGEKLDAMVSDFETNSYFAVAVAGYPGISVPSGKDESGVPTSAYFFGALWSDPMLLAVAHGYEQAAKVDTKPGL; encoded by the coding sequence ATGGTTCGCAATACGGCCAATTGGGTGAGTGGGCAGCCGTCAACTGATGCAGCCAAGGCGGTTTCGCCGGGTATGGAATACGCCAGTGTTCGAACGCTCAGCGAGCAAATGAGCCGGCCAGACGGGCTCAAGTCGCAAGATTTGGTCAGTTACTTGCTAGAGCGTATCCGCCAACTGGACCCGGCGTTAAAAGCGATCATCGAACTCAACCCTCAAGCGCTGGAGATTGCTCGCGAACTCGACCGCGAGCGTGCCAGTGGCAAGGTTCGAGGCCCGCTGCACGGCATTCCCGTCCTGCTCAAGGACAATATCGAGACCGGTGACACCCAGCAAACCAGCGCGGGCGCCTATGGATTGATTGGCGCGGCGGCGAGCAAGGACGCGTTCATTGTCGAGCGCCTGCGTGCGCAGGGGGCGGTGATTCTGGGTAAAACCAACCTGACTGAATTGGCCGGCTTTCGCGGTGGCGCCGATGGCTTCAGCAGCCGGAGAGGGCAAACGCTCAACCCGCATCACGCGGATGCGCAGGTGGGCGGTTCAAGTTCAGGCTCGGCTGCTGCGGTCGCTGCCGGCTTGGCACCGCTTGCCGTGGGCACTGAGACCAATGGATCCATCATCGTGCCCGCAGCGTTCAACGGGGTGGTCGGTTTCAAACCCAGCGTTGGCCTGTTGAGTCGCAGCGGTATCATTCCCGCCAGCCATCGACAGGACACGGCAGGGCCAATGGCGCGCTCGGTGTTTGATACCGCATTGATGCTCAACGCCATGTCGGGAACCGATCCTCACGATGCGGCAAATGCGAATGCGCCTGAAGGCATTGACTACACCGCACTGCTTAAGCCTGGCGTGTTGAAGGATAAACGTATCGGGTATCCCGCAACCTTTTCCATCAATGGCGAAATCCTGCCGATGGACAACAGCCCACAATTCAGTCAAACCCTGCAAGTGCTAAGTGGCAAAGGCGCAGTGCTGGTACCGGTGAACATGCGCTTGGCAGACCCTTCCCGCTATGGCGAATTGCTGTACGCGGATGTGAAGGAGGAATTGAACGATTACTTGAGTAAGCGCAATGGGCTGCCGATCAAGTCAGTGTCTGAGTTGATCTCGTTCAATGACAAACGCGATGGCACCGAGAGTGACCACCAACCGCTACTCAAGGAAGTTGACGCGTCCACCCTGACCACCGAGGAGCGAAAGCCTCTATGGGATACGTTGATACGAAATTTCCGCAGCACCGTAGATGAGTTGATCGACGGTGAAAAGCTCGATGCTATGGTGTCGGACTTCGAAACGAACAGCTATTTTGCGGTCGCAGTGGCCGGCTATCCAGGCATCTCGGTACCTTCCGGTAAAGATGAGAGCGGTGTGCCGACCAGCGCTTACTTCTTCGGTGCCCTCTGGAGCGACCCCATGCTGCTGGCCGTCGCCCATGGTTATGAGCAAGCCGCGAAGGTCGATACCAAGCCTGGGCTTTAA
- a CDS encoding PAS domain-containing methyl-accepting chemotaxis protein, with protein MLFNSHKKTIHTLQHRVAHQASILDAIERSMAVIEFDPQGNVLRANDNFLQTMGYRAEQVVGQPHRMFCTAAFARSAEYHQLWSSLRSGQFQSGTFERVGNNGQSVWLQASYNPVCDDAGHVIKVVKFAMNVTPRLQAESEANAKLEAIGRAMAVIEFNLDGTIITANANFLQRMGYSLAQIQGKHHRLFCTTELANSKAYSEFWQRLNQGELFSGQFERVDKNGRTVWLEANYNPVYDASGHLCKVVKFASDVTANVQQYAADAASAAQAYHISLNTRHIAEKGAEVIQQSASGMREIAADIDGSSQLIAKLGERSQQITTIVNTIRGIADQTNLLALNAAIEAARAGEQGRGFAVVADEVRQLAARTSGSTAEISSMIAMIQAETRQAIDSMDNTRDRAAQGVDLANRAGTVILQIREGTSEAVQAVSAFANERGNR; from the coding sequence ATGCTATTCAACAGCCATAAAAAAACCATCCACACCCTGCAACACCGGGTGGCCCATCAGGCCAGCATACTGGACGCCATCGAGCGCTCCATGGCGGTGATCGAATTCGACCCGCAAGGCAACGTGCTGCGGGCCAATGACAACTTCCTGCAGACGATGGGCTATCGCGCCGAGCAGGTTGTGGGGCAGCCTCACCGGATGTTCTGCACAGCGGCGTTCGCCCGTAGCGCTGAGTACCATCAGTTGTGGTCGAGCCTGCGCAGCGGCCAGTTCCAATCAGGCACGTTCGAACGCGTAGGCAACAACGGTCAGTCGGTGTGGCTGCAAGCCAGCTACAACCCGGTATGTGACGACGCAGGCCATGTGATCAAGGTGGTGAAGTTCGCCATGAACGTGACCCCGCGCCTGCAAGCCGAGAGTGAAGCCAACGCCAAACTGGAAGCGATTGGCCGGGCCATGGCGGTGATCGAGTTCAACCTCGACGGTACCATCATCACGGCCAACGCCAACTTCCTGCAGCGTATGGGCTACAGCCTGGCGCAGATCCAGGGCAAGCATCACCGCCTGTTCTGCACGACGGAGTTGGCCAACAGCAAGGCCTACAGCGAGTTCTGGCAGCGCCTCAACCAGGGAGAATTGTTCAGTGGCCAATTCGAGCGCGTGGATAAAAATGGCCGAACGGTGTGGCTCGAAGCCAACTACAACCCGGTGTACGACGCCAGCGGGCACCTGTGCAAAGTGGTCAAGTTCGCCTCGGACGTCACCGCCAACGTGCAGCAATATGCAGCGGATGCAGCAAGCGCGGCCCAGGCCTATCACATCTCGCTGAACACCCGGCACATCGCCGAAAAAGGCGCCGAGGTGATCCAGCAAAGTGCCAGCGGCATGCGCGAAATTGCCGCCGACATCGACGGCTCCTCGCAACTGATCGCCAAGCTGGGCGAGCGCTCCCAACAGATCACCACCATCGTCAACACCATTCGCGGCATCGCCGACCAGACCAACCTGCTGGCGCTCAATGCGGCCATCGAGGCGGCACGCGCGGGTGAGCAAGGTCGTGGGTTTGCCGTAGTGGCCGATGAAGTTCGCCAATTGGCCGCACGCACCAGCGGCTCGACGGCGGAAATTTCCAGCATGATCGCGATGATCCAGGCCGAAACCCGCCAGGCCATCGACAGCATGGACAACACCCGCGACCGCGCCGCCCAAGGCGTAGACCTGGCCAACCGCGCCGGCACGGTGATCCTGCAGATTCGCGAAGGCACCAGCGAGGCGGTGCAGGCCGTGAGCGCGTTCGCCAATGAGCGGGGCAACCGCTGA
- the vapC gene encoding tRNA(fMet)-specific endonuclease VapC, translated as MLKFMLDTNICIFTIKNRPQQVRETFKKHYGQLAISTVTLMELIYGAEKSPNPERNLADVEGFAARLEVLKYDQDAAMHTGQLRAELARAGTPIGSYDQMIAGHARSQGLIMVTNNRREFDRVPGLRVEDWV; from the coding sequence ATGCTCAAGTTCATGCTCGATACCAACATCTGTATCTTCACAATCAAAAACAGACCCCAGCAGGTGCGCGAAACATTCAAAAAGCACTATGGCCAACTAGCTATCAGTACAGTAACCCTGATGGAGCTGATTTACGGCGCGGAAAAATCACCTAACCCAGAGCGAAACCTGGCTGATGTCGAAGGCTTTGCAGCACGTCTGGAAGTTTTGAAATACGACCAGGATGCCGCTATGCACACAGGCCAACTTCGTGCTGAGCTAGCGAGAGCTGGTACTCCGATAGGTTCATACGACCAGATGATCGCTGGGCATGCCCGTTCGCAGGGCCTGATTATGGTCACTAACAACCGGCGCGAGTTCGACCGCGTGCCAGGTTTGCGGGTAGAAGATTGGGTGTAA
- the vapB gene encoding type II toxin-antitoxin system VapB family antitoxin produces MDQGSVFQSNRSQAVRLPKAAALPDDVKRVDVVSIGRARIITPAGESWDSWFDGEGVTPDFMNDRDQPADQERESF; encoded by the coding sequence ATGGACCAAGGTTCTGTATTTCAAAGCAACCGCAGCCAAGCTGTACGTTTGCCAAAGGCTGCTGCGCTGCCGGATGACGTAAAACGTGTAGATGTCGTCTCAATCGGTAGGGCCCGAATCATCACCCCAGCCGGTGAGTCATGGGACAGCTGGTTCGATGGCGAGGGTGTCACGCCGGACTTCATGAACGACCGGGATCAGCCTGCTGACCAAGAGCGGGAATCTTTTTAA
- a CDS encoding DUF1003 domain-containing protein: MTPDTPEVAPVDHLRFHRPHAHLAPTFGNDTFALKAEAFARFFGTPTFLGAQTAIVVLWVVLNMTGITHFDVYPFILLNLAFSLQSAYAAPLILLAQTRQAARDKAQSDADAQHREALAIANTERQAQAAQTTKQLLELLEQNTRLTEMTKQLTEHIESLTCEMHEHFVRKI, encoded by the coding sequence ATGACCCCAGATACCCCTGAAGTCGCCCCCGTCGATCACCTGCGCTTCCACCGCCCCCACGCGCACCTGGCACCGACCTTCGGCAACGACACCTTTGCCCTCAAGGCCGAAGCTTTCGCCCGATTCTTCGGCACGCCGACCTTTCTGGGCGCGCAAACCGCAATCGTGGTGCTGTGGGTGGTGCTGAACATGACCGGCATTACCCACTTCGACGTGTACCCGTTCATCCTGCTTAACCTGGCCTTCAGCCTGCAATCGGCCTATGCCGCGCCACTGATCCTGTTGGCCCAGACGCGCCAGGCCGCCCGGGACAAGGCCCAGTCCGACGCCGATGCCCAGCACCGTGAAGCCCTGGCCATCGCCAACACCGAGCGTCAGGCCCAGGCTGCGCAGACCACCAAACAATTGCTGGAATTGCTGGAGCAAAACACTCGGCTCACGGAAATGACCAAGCAACTGACAGAACATATCGAGAGCCTGACGTGTGAAATGCATGAGCACTTTGTGCGAAAAATCTAA
- a CDS encoding ribonucleotide-diphosphate reductase subunit beta — protein sequence MLSWDEFDKEEEGEVAAKGANAGHATEANMDRLDGAGAAAAIEARAVTASDSAAIVRAKAALDKLDVAEGLAELEGSAARVAVDEKRMINCRADLNQLVPFKYDWAWQKYLDGCANHWMPQEVNMTADIALWKNPEGLTDDERRIVMRNLGFFSTADSLVANNLVLAVYRLITNPECRQYILRQAFEEAIHTHAYQYCIESLAMDEGEIFNMYHEIPSVAKKAAWGLKYTRSISDPKFETGTVETDKELLRNLVAYYCVLEGIFFYCGFTQILSMGRRNKMTGVAEQFQYILRDESMHLNFGIDVINQIKIENPHLWDAEMKEEATQMILQGTQLEIEYARDTMPRGVLGMNAAMMEDYLKFIANRRLSQIGLKEEYPGTTNPFPWMSEIMDLKKEKNFFETRVIEYQTGGALSWD from the coding sequence ATGCTGAGCTGGGACGAATTCGACAAAGAAGAAGAAGGCGAAGTAGCCGCCAAAGGCGCCAACGCCGGCCACGCCACCGAAGCCAACATGGACCGCCTCGACGGTGCCGGTGCCGCTGCTGCCATCGAAGCCCGTGCCGTCACCGCCAGTGACTCCGCCGCCATCGTGCGCGCCAAGGCTGCGTTGGACAAACTCGACGTCGCCGAAGGCCTCGCCGAGCTGGAGGGCTCCGCCGCCCGTGTCGCCGTTGACGAAAAGCGCATGATCAACTGCCGCGCCGACCTCAACCAACTCGTGCCCTTCAAGTACGACTGGGCCTGGCAGAAGTACCTCGACGGCTGCGCCAACCACTGGATGCCGCAAGAGGTCAACATGACCGCCGACATCGCCCTGTGGAAAAACCCCGAAGGCCTGACCGACGACGAGCGCCGCATCGTCATGCGTAACCTCGGCTTCTTCTCCACCGCCGACTCCCTGGTTGCCAACAACCTGGTGCTGGCCGTGTACCGCCTGATCACCAACCCGGAATGCCGCCAGTACATCCTGCGCCAGGCCTTCGAAGAGGCGATCCACACCCACGCCTACCAGTACTGCATCGAATCGCTGGCCATGGATGAAGGCGAGATCTTCAACATGTACCACGAGATTCCGTCGGTCGCCAAAAAGGCAGCCTGGGGCCTGAAGTACACCCGCTCCATCTCCGATCCGAAGTTCGAAACCGGCACCGTCGAGACTGATAAAGAGCTGCTGCGCAACCTGGTCGCCTACTACTGCGTCCTGGAAGGCATCTTCTTCTATTGCGGCTTCACCCAGATCCTGTCCATGGGCCGCCGCAACAAAATGACCGGCGTGGCCGAGCAGTTCCAGTACATCCTGCGCGACGAGTCGATGCACCTGAACTTCGGTATCGACGTGATCAACCAGATCAAAATCGAAAACCCACACCTGTGGGATGCCGAGATGAAGGAAGAAGCGACCCAGATGATTCTGCAAGGGACTCAGCTGGAGATTGAATACGCTCGCGATACCATGCCGCGCGGCGTGCTGGGCATGAACGCGGCGATGATGGAGGACTACCTCAAGTTCATCGCCAACCGTCGCCTGTCGCAGATTGGCTTGAAGGAAGAGTATCCGGGGACGACCAACCCGTTCCCTTGGATGAGCGAGATCATGGACTTGAAGAAAGAGAAGAATTTCTTTGAGACCCGTGTGATCGAGTACCAGACGGGTGGGGCATTGAGCTGGGATTGA
- a CDS encoding TetR/AcrR family transcriptional regulator, with translation MTAPQRLTDRKRQAIVAAAIAEFRENGFEVTSMDKIAATAGVSKRTVYNHFPSKEELFAEILHQLWASSVAQLDVSYTSDRPLREQLRGLLEAKMKMMSDANFLDLARVAIAATIHSPERAQDMVTRLSQREEGFTQWVRAAQEDGRLCCTDPAFAAHQIQSLLKAFAFWPQITLGQPTLDAPNQASVIESAIDLFLAGYEVTPLPAQ, from the coding sequence ATGACTGCCCCTCAACGCCTCACCGACCGTAAACGCCAGGCCATTGTGGCAGCGGCCATCGCCGAATTTCGCGAGAACGGCTTCGAGGTGACCAGCATGGACAAGATCGCTGCCACTGCGGGCGTCTCCAAGCGCACGGTGTACAACCACTTCCCCAGCAAAGAAGAGTTGTTCGCCGAGATCCTCCACCAACTGTGGGCCAGCAGCGTCGCGCAACTCGACGTCAGCTACACCAGCGACCGCCCGCTGCGCGAGCAATTGCGCGGGTTGCTGGAGGCAAAGATGAAGATGATGTCGGACGCCAATTTCCTCGACCTGGCACGGGTCGCCATCGCCGCCACCATCCATTCCCCAGAACGAGCGCAAGACATGGTCACCCGCCTGAGCCAGCGCGAAGAGGGTTTCACCCAGTGGGTACGTGCCGCCCAGGAAGACGGCCGCCTGTGCTGCACCGACCCCGCCTTCGCGGCTCATCAGATCCAGAGCCTGCTCAAGGCCTTCGCGTTCTGGCCCCAGATCACCCTGGGCCAGCCCACCCTCGACGCCCCCAACCAAGCCAGTGTGATCGAGTCCGCCATCGACCTGTTCCTGGCCGGCTACGAAGTCACGCCGCTGCCCGCCCAGTGA
- a CDS encoding HAD-IB family hydrolase, producing the protein MLEAGPIDAKVLSVFDFDGTLTHHDSFVPFLKFAFGPGEFYGRMVKLAVPGLRFLVRQISRDELKAQLIRTFMTGVEKAWVQQKAEEYCQRNWARLMRPAGVLSVEQELGSGAVVTLCSASPALVLQPFADRLGIKLIGTELEVIDGVLTGKLTGNNCRCENKVLRLEAVYGDLGEYRLRAWGDTRGDRELLAAAQDAHFRHFHAKKKKRARLQR; encoded by the coding sequence ATGCTCGAAGCCGGCCCCATCGACGCCAAAGTGCTTTCCGTCTTTGACTTCGACGGCACCCTGACCCACCACGACAGTTTCGTGCCCTTCCTCAAGTTTGCCTTTGGCCCCGGCGAGTTCTATGGCCGCATGGTCAAGCTGGCGGTGCCGGGGCTGCGCTTTTTGGTGCGGCAGATCAGCCGGGATGAGTTGAAGGCGCAGTTGATCCGCACCTTTATGACTGGGGTGGAGAAGGCGTGGGTGCAGCAGAAGGCCGAGGAGTATTGCCAGCGCAATTGGGCGCGGTTGATGCGCCCAGCGGGGGTGTTGTCGGTGGAGCAGGAGTTGGGCTCGGGCGCGGTGGTGACACTGTGTTCGGCGTCGCCGGCGTTGGTGTTGCAGCCGTTTGCCGATCGGCTTGGGATCAAGTTGATTGGCACTGAGCTTGAGGTGATCGACGGGGTGTTGACCGGCAAGCTCACCGGGAATAACTGCCGGTGTGAGAACAAGGTGCTGCGGCTTGAGGCGGTGTACGGGGATTTGGGCGAGTATCGGCTCAGGGCCTGGGGCGATACGCGTGGGGATCGGGAGTTGCTGGCGGCAGCGCAGGATGCGCATTTTCGGCATTTTCATGCGAAGAAGAAAAAGCGGGCTCGGTTGCAGCGGTGA
- a CDS encoding MBL fold metallo-hydrolase yields the protein MATLSSRVAPSSAADQGTSHFSNVPPVPHGGFGKTLRIFWNMLFNKPRTTRPVGTIPVQPLTREQLLAAPDHSVFRLGHSTVLLKMRGKFWLTDPVFAERASPFSWAGPKRFHQPPISLEELPPLEAVILSHNHYDHLDRKAVVQLADKTRYFLAPLGVGDILVKWGVEAGKVRQLDWWQGTEVDGIRFVATPAQHFSGRGLFDGNQTLWCSWVMIDAARRIFFSGDTGYFDGFKRIGEQYGPFDLTLMETGAYNVDWPHVHMQPEQTLQAHIDLKGRWLLPIHNGTFDLAFHAWHEPFDRIMALAWERNVSIATPPMGQAFSLSQPERGYAWWLDVEAQGQEEHVVS from the coding sequence ATGGCCACCCTCTCATCGCGCGTCGCCCCTTCATCTGCCGCTGATCAGGGCACGTCGCACTTCAGTAACGTCCCGCCTGTGCCCCATGGTGGGTTTGGCAAAACCCTGCGTATTTTCTGGAACATGCTGTTTAACAAGCCGCGCACCACGCGCCCGGTCGGGACTATCCCGGTGCAGCCGCTGACCCGTGAGCAGCTGTTGGCAGCCCCTGATCACAGCGTGTTTCGCTTGGGGCACTCCACGGTATTGCTGAAAATGCGCGGTAAATTCTGGCTGACCGACCCGGTATTTGCCGAGCGCGCCTCGCCGTTCAGTTGGGCCGGCCCCAAGCGCTTTCACCAGCCGCCCATCAGCCTTGAAGAGCTGCCACCTCTGGAGGCGGTGATTCTTTCCCATAACCATTACGACCACCTTGACCGTAAGGCCGTCGTGCAATTGGCCGACAAGACCCGTTACTTTCTTGCGCCGTTGGGCGTGGGCGACATCCTGGTCAAGTGGGGGGTGGAGGCCGGCAAGGTCCGCCAGCTGGATTGGTGGCAGGGCACCGAGGTGGATGGCATTCGGTTCGTGGCCACGCCGGCGCAGCATTTTTCCGGGCGCGGCCTGTTTGATGGCAACCAGACGCTGTGGTGTTCCTGGGTGATGATCGATGCTGCTCGGCGAATCTTTTTCAGCGGCGATACCGGTTACTTCGACGGTTTCAAGCGCATCGGCGAGCAGTACGGGCCGTTTGACCTGACGCTGATGGAAACCGGTGCTTACAACGTCGACTGGCCCCACGTGCACATGCAGCCGGAGCAAACCTTGCAAGCGCATATCGACCTCAAGGGGCGTTGGTTGCTGCCGATCCACAACGGCACCTTCGACCTGGCGTTCCATGCCTGGCACGAGCCGTTTGACCGGATCATGGCGCTGGCATGGGAGCGCAATGTGTCGATTGCCACGCCACCGATGGGTCAGGCATTCAGCTTGAGCCAGCCTGAGCGTGGGTACGCGTGGTGGTTGGACGTGGAGGCTCAAGGGCAGGAAGAACATGTTGTGAGTTAA
- a CDS encoding helix-turn-helix transcriptional regulator, translating into MSSLAMSSFVEQQIVLHQFTTQHSVQARAMLGWSREELARQAGVAVESVQRFEGQGDVDDQTRLILAFRLEAEGLVFFPGFAPGWGMSARRFNASPVEPAARGVISQLRYPRTA; encoded by the coding sequence ATGTCCTCCCTGGCAATGAGCTCTTTTGTAGAACAGCAGATCGTCCTGCACCAATTCACCACCCAACACAGCGTACAGGCCCGTGCAATGCTGGGTTGGAGCCGAGAAGAACTGGCTCGCCAGGCGGGCGTGGCGGTCGAGTCGGTTCAACGGTTTGAAGGCCAGGGCGACGTGGATGATCAAACCCGTTTGATCCTGGCGTTTCGGCTAGAAGCGGAAGGGCTGGTGTTTTTCCCAGGGTTTGCACCGGGATGGGGGATGAGCGCCCGCCGGTTCAACGCATCTCCTGTCGAACCCGCTGCGCGAGGCGTCATCTCCCAACTACGGTACCCAAGAACCGCGTGA